A window from Rhinolophus sinicus isolate RSC01 linkage group LG01, ASM3656204v1, whole genome shotgun sequence encodes these proteins:
- the NOSTRIN gene encoding nostrin isoform X3: protein MKSAADLHQKLGKAIELEAIKPTHQVLSIHEKKRKSLDNEVEKTANLCINNWNQQIKAKKKLMVSTKKHEALFHLVESTKQTLTEKEKQKLLNKLKKSTEKLAQEDENYYQKNIAGCSTRLKWENTLENCYQSILELEKERIQLLCNNLNQYTQHISVFGQTLTTCHAQIHHAISKIDVEKDIQALIEETAISSTENKSEFLLTDYFEEEPNNAMNKERQESSIKSKLLRLQRDIEKATRDQKGLERMLKAYSGNSSFSDPESQKNTVALMDETTLKLDLLQANSYKLSSVLAELKQRPQPSHPCSNSIFKWKEKQQTHSYVKLSRPFLMKRSENVVSRESSGGQNDPTSSSTASGVAQHGSSLCKALYSFQARQDDELNLEKGDIVTIHKKKEEGWWFGSLNGKKGHFPAAYVEELPSNAGYTGIKQDSQCTPLHTL from the exons ATGAAATCTGCAGCAGACCTGCATCA AAAACTTGGCAAAGCAATTGAGTTGGAAGCAATAAAACCAACTCATCAAGTCCTGAGTATAcatgagaagaagagaaaatca CTTGATAACGAAGTTGAAAAGACAGCAAATCTCTGTATTAACAACTGGAATCAACAAATTAAG gccaaaaagaaattaatggtGAGTACCAAGAAGCACGAAGCACTTTTCCATCTTGTAGAAAGCACCAAGCAAACCCTGACtgagaaggagaagcagaag CTCctcaacaaactgaaaaaatcaACTGAGAAGTTGGCACAGGAAGATGAAAACTACTACCAAAAAAACATAGCAGGCTGTTCTACCAGACTGAAATGGGAAAACACACTAGAAAACTGCTACCAG AGCATCCTGGagctggagaaagaaagaattcaactTTTATGCAATAACTTAAACCAGTATACCCAACATATCTCTGTTTTTGGCCAAACCCTGACCACA TGCCATGCGCAGATTCACCATGCCATCAGCAAGATAGATGTCGAAAAAGATATCCAGGCTCTCATAGAAGAAACTGCCATTTCATCTACAGAAAATAAATCTGAGTTCCTATTAACCGATTACTTT gAAGAAGAGCCTAACAACGCAATGAATAAAGAGCGACAAGAGTCTTCAATAAAATCAAAACTGTTGAGACTGCAAAGAGACATTGAAAAAGCCACGAGAGACCAGAAAG GCCTGGAACGAATGCTGAAAGCCTACTCTGGCAACTCCTCCTTCTCAGACCCCGAGAGCCAGAAAAACACAGTGGCCTTAATGGATGAG ACCACTTTGAAATTAGACCTTTTGCAAGCAAACTCCTATAAACTGTCATCAGTGTTAGCAGAACTTAAGCAAAGACCTCAACCCAGCCATCCCTGTAGCAACTCCATCTTCAAGtggaaagaaaag CAGCAGACACATAGTTATGTAAAACTATCTCGGCCTTTTCTGATGAAGAGATCAGAGAATGTTGTGAGCAGGGAATCTTCTGGTGGGCAGAACGATCCAACTTCTTCATCTACAG CCTCCGGTGTGGCCCAACATGGCAGTAGTCTTTGCAAGGCCTTATATTCTTTTCAAGCCAGGCAAGATGATGAATTGAATTTGGAAAAAG GTGACATAGTGACtatacataagaaaaaagaagaaggatgGTGGTTTGgatctttaaatggaaaaaaaggcCATTTTCCTGCTGCTTACGTGGAGGAGCTCCCTTCAAACGCTGGGTACACAGGCATAAAACAAGATTCTCAATGCACCCCCTTACACACCCTGTAA
- the NOSTRIN gene encoding nostrin isoform X1, whose amino-acid sequence MRDPLTNCSYNQVYKNLKEFSQNGENFCKQVTSILQQRANLEFSYAKGLQKLAIKLTKALQSTKKNCVISAWSWVSEGMKSAADLHQKLGKAIELEAIKPTHQVLSIHEKKRKSLDNEVEKTANLCINNWNQQIKAKKKLMVSTKKHEALFHLVESTKQTLTEKEKQKLLNKLKKSTEKLAQEDENYYQKNIAGCSTRLKWENTLENCYQSILELEKERIQLLCNNLNQYTQHISVFGQTLTTCHAQIHHAISKIDVEKDIQALIEETAISSTENKSEFLLTDYFEEEPNNAMNKERQESSIKSKLLRLQRDIEKATRDQKGLERMLKAYSGNSSFSDPESQKNTVALMDETTLKLDLLQANSYKLSSVLAELKQRPQPSHPCSNSIFKWKEKQQTHSYVKLSRPFLMKRSENVVSRESSGGQNDPTSSSTASGVAQHGSSLCKALYSFQARQDDELNLEKGDIVTIHKKKEEGWWFGSLNGKKGHFPAAYVEELPSNAGYTGIKQDSQCTPLHTL is encoded by the exons GGCAAACTTGGAGTTTAGCTATGCCAAAGGACTTCAGAAACTGGCAATCAAGTTGACCAAAGCACTACAGAGCACAAAGAAAAA CTGTGTCATCAGTGCCTGGTCCTGGGTCTCGGAAGGCATGAAATCTGCAGCAGACCTGCATCA AAAACTTGGCAAAGCAATTGAGTTGGAAGCAATAAAACCAACTCATCAAGTCCTGAGTATAcatgagaagaagagaaaatca CTTGATAACGAAGTTGAAAAGACAGCAAATCTCTGTATTAACAACTGGAATCAACAAATTAAG gccaaaaagaaattaatggtGAGTACCAAGAAGCACGAAGCACTTTTCCATCTTGTAGAAAGCACCAAGCAAACCCTGACtgagaaggagaagcagaag CTCctcaacaaactgaaaaaatcaACTGAGAAGTTGGCACAGGAAGATGAAAACTACTACCAAAAAAACATAGCAGGCTGTTCTACCAGACTGAAATGGGAAAACACACTAGAAAACTGCTACCAG AGCATCCTGGagctggagaaagaaagaattcaactTTTATGCAATAACTTAAACCAGTATACCCAACATATCTCTGTTTTTGGCCAAACCCTGACCACA TGCCATGCGCAGATTCACCATGCCATCAGCAAGATAGATGTCGAAAAAGATATCCAGGCTCTCATAGAAGAAACTGCCATTTCATCTACAGAAAATAAATCTGAGTTCCTATTAACCGATTACTTT gAAGAAGAGCCTAACAACGCAATGAATAAAGAGCGACAAGAGTCTTCAATAAAATCAAAACTGTTGAGACTGCAAAGAGACATTGAAAAAGCCACGAGAGACCAGAAAG GCCTGGAACGAATGCTGAAAGCCTACTCTGGCAACTCCTCCTTCTCAGACCCCGAGAGCCAGAAAAACACAGTGGCCTTAATGGATGAG ACCACTTTGAAATTAGACCTTTTGCAAGCAAACTCCTATAAACTGTCATCAGTGTTAGCAGAACTTAAGCAAAGACCTCAACCCAGCCATCCCTGTAGCAACTCCATCTTCAAGtggaaagaaaag CAGCAGACACATAGTTATGTAAAACTATCTCGGCCTTTTCTGATGAAGAGATCAGAGAATGTTGTGAGCAGGGAATCTTCTGGTGGGCAGAACGATCCAACTTCTTCATCTACAG CCTCCGGTGTGGCCCAACATGGCAGTAGTCTTTGCAAGGCCTTATATTCTTTTCAAGCCAGGCAAGATGATGAATTGAATTTGGAAAAAG GTGACATAGTGACtatacataagaaaaaagaagaaggatgGTGGTTTGgatctttaaatggaaaaaaaggcCATTTTCCTGCTGCTTACGTGGAGGAGCTCCCTTCAAACGCTGGGTACACAGGCATAAAACAAGATTCTCAATGCACCCCCTTACACACCCTGTAA
- the NOSTRIN gene encoding nostrin isoform X2 → MRDPLTNCSYNQVYKNLKEFSQNGENFCKQVTSILQQRANLEFSYAKGLQKLAIKLTKALQSTKKNCVISAWSWVSEGMKSAADLHQKLGKAIELEAIKPTHQVLSIHEKKRKSLDNEVEKTANLCINNWNQQIKAKKKLMVSTKKHEALFHLVESTKQTLTEKEKQKLLNKLKKSTEKLAQEDENYYQKNIAGCSTRLKWENTLENCYQSILELEKERIQLLCNNLNQYTQHISVFGQTLTTCHAQIHHAISKIDVEKDIQALIEETAISSTENKSEFLLTDYFEEEPNNAMNKERQESSIKSKLLRLQRDIEKATRDQKGLERMLKAYSGNSSFSDPESQKNTVALMDETTLKLDLLQANSYKLSSVLAELKQRPQPSHPCSNSIFKWKEKQTHSYVKLSRPFLMKRSENVVSRESSGGQNDPTSSSTASGVAQHGSSLCKALYSFQARQDDELNLEKGDIVTIHKKKEEGWWFGSLNGKKGHFPAAYVEELPSNAGYTGIKQDSQCTPLHTL, encoded by the exons GGCAAACTTGGAGTTTAGCTATGCCAAAGGACTTCAGAAACTGGCAATCAAGTTGACCAAAGCACTACAGAGCACAAAGAAAAA CTGTGTCATCAGTGCCTGGTCCTGGGTCTCGGAAGGCATGAAATCTGCAGCAGACCTGCATCA AAAACTTGGCAAAGCAATTGAGTTGGAAGCAATAAAACCAACTCATCAAGTCCTGAGTATAcatgagaagaagagaaaatca CTTGATAACGAAGTTGAAAAGACAGCAAATCTCTGTATTAACAACTGGAATCAACAAATTAAG gccaaaaagaaattaatggtGAGTACCAAGAAGCACGAAGCACTTTTCCATCTTGTAGAAAGCACCAAGCAAACCCTGACtgagaaggagaagcagaag CTCctcaacaaactgaaaaaatcaACTGAGAAGTTGGCACAGGAAGATGAAAACTACTACCAAAAAAACATAGCAGGCTGTTCTACCAGACTGAAATGGGAAAACACACTAGAAAACTGCTACCAG AGCATCCTGGagctggagaaagaaagaattcaactTTTATGCAATAACTTAAACCAGTATACCCAACATATCTCTGTTTTTGGCCAAACCCTGACCACA TGCCATGCGCAGATTCACCATGCCATCAGCAAGATAGATGTCGAAAAAGATATCCAGGCTCTCATAGAAGAAACTGCCATTTCATCTACAGAAAATAAATCTGAGTTCCTATTAACCGATTACTTT gAAGAAGAGCCTAACAACGCAATGAATAAAGAGCGACAAGAGTCTTCAATAAAATCAAAACTGTTGAGACTGCAAAGAGACATTGAAAAAGCCACGAGAGACCAGAAAG GCCTGGAACGAATGCTGAAAGCCTACTCTGGCAACTCCTCCTTCTCAGACCCCGAGAGCCAGAAAAACACAGTGGCCTTAATGGATGAG ACCACTTTGAAATTAGACCTTTTGCAAGCAAACTCCTATAAACTGTCATCAGTGTTAGCAGAACTTAAGCAAAGACCTCAACCCAGCCATCCCTGTAGCAACTCCATCTTCAAGtggaaagaaaag CAGACACATAGTTATGTAAAACTATCTCGGCCTTTTCTGATGAAGAGATCAGAGAATGTTGTGAGCAGGGAATCTTCTGGTGGGCAGAACGATCCAACTTCTTCATCTACAG CCTCCGGTGTGGCCCAACATGGCAGTAGTCTTTGCAAGGCCTTATATTCTTTTCAAGCCAGGCAAGATGATGAATTGAATTTGGAAAAAG GTGACATAGTGACtatacataagaaaaaagaagaaggatgGTGGTTTGgatctttaaatggaaaaaaaggcCATTTTCCTGCTGCTTACGTGGAGGAGCTCCCTTCAAACGCTGGGTACACAGGCATAAAACAAGATTCTCAATGCACCCCCTTACACACCCTGTAA